Within the Miscanthus floridulus cultivar M001 unplaced genomic scaffold, ASM1932011v1 os_1146, whole genome shotgun sequence genome, the region tttaatttAGGAAACCCTGGTTTCTTGATCgaaatatataaataaaaggTTAAAAACAAAGACGATCTTCCCGTTTCGTGCAAGGACGACTACTGCCCCCATCAATCGATCGATGGATCTACGTAGAGTAGCGTAGAGACGAGACGGCGATGGATAGCAACACGACAGCCGGTGGCGGCATCCCACTCCTATGGCTGGACCCCGCCACCGCGTGGGCTCTCCAGCACCTGGTCATGTTGGCCCTTGTCGTCTGcgtagtcgtcgtcgtcgtcctgttGATGGCCTTCGTAATCAACTACTTCCGCGggcccaaggaggggctggagGAACCTGCTGGCTGCTTTCCCGGCGgcaacgacggcggcggcagggcaccgcagcagcagccgccggcaGTGGCGGCCGAAGTGGCAATAGAGGTGGCGAGGGAGGACGATGCGGTGCCCGTGGTGATCATATGCAagaccgacggcggcggcgggcggcaggAACCCACGTGCGGTGTGTGTCTGGCagagctcgccggcggcggcgccctcaGGGCGCTGTCGCCGTGCAGGCACTGCTTCCACTCCGCCTGCGTTCGCGAGTGGGTCCGCCTCCACGCCACCTGCCCGCTCTGCCAAGCTCCggtcgccgccggcgccggcgccacgGTCTGACGTTCATCTATCAGCATTTTAATATCAAATAAttgtagatagatatagatatgtATCAAATATTGGCATATTGCCATCATATCAATACGGTCTTATTGCTATTCGCAATCGATCGATGATCGATCGCATGCCTCCTTCGAAACTAAAAAAAATGCTTACGAATTATATACAAGGTTTTtattttcggaaattaaaatttatcggggtcacagataaagaggataaacaggatatatcggaaatattgaaccaatttcaaataaaatttgaatttaagtaaatttaaataaatttaaaccaaatttgtacgaaaaagatagatatttttcTTATCGGCACCTACGGATAAAAAGGATATATCGAAAATATCAGAAGATTTGGGCCGAAAAACTGCTTAGTACGTATTAATTATACTCCATATATCTCTGTTGACAATCAAATTTGGCTTAAGCTGTGTTTCATGAATCATCGAGTATCCAAATTTGACTTATAGATTGATTTGGTGATGGgtgctttggtttgattaattCGGCTACAAAATAATGTTATTGAAAAGTGCTTGGCCGATTACTTGAGTTTGTTGGGGATTAGTTCTTTAAACAAGCTGGAGATGGATACAACGAAAGGTCACCATGGTTTGTGAAGGATTACTGGTCGGTCTTCATGTTTTATATGGTCTGCTTGGATGAACTAGAACTAGAACTAGTGATTAGTTGATTAGTAATTAGCTAACAAGTGATTAGTCCAGCTCTGTTTGGATCCCCGGCTGACCAGTAGCACTATCACAGTACAAAGACAGATTTACCCTTGATTGCTATGTGTTCACGCGCTGCCATGCGTGTGCTTGCTGTTCAACAGTACTGTTTGGATTAAAGTACGCTCCACTAGCCAGGCACAGGCGCACAGCTGCTTCCCCAATCGAAAAGTTCATCCTCTTCCATCTTCCCTGGATCCAGGGCCCTGCCCACGCCGCCCTGAGCAGCAACTCGGGCCTGGCCACCGCTGCCCGCGCGCCATCTCCGGCCGCCGCTGGTGCGGCACAGCGCGCCACCGCCCCAGAGCCGACCTCCCCGTCCCCTCGCATTGAGCGCACAGCGCCGGCGCCCTGCATGGCCACCCGGCCGGCTCCCTGTGCCAGCCCGAGCGGCCCTGCTCGCCCGCATCTGGCCGCTGCCGCCGGTTGGCCGGCCGTGGAGGCCCCATCCGCCGGCGTCCGCGGGGGTTCAAGGTTGCTGCTGCTAGGCGGAGGTGTCCGTGGTTGCTGCTGCTCGCCGCAGCCGTCCGCGGTGGCCAGCTCGGCGGTGAGGCGGAGGACGTCGTCGGTGTTTGGGGGTGGGCTACCTCGTTGCTGCCGGCGAGATGCAGCTTGGGCGGTGCTAGCGTATGCGGAACGGAGGGAAACGCGACGGCGGCGAATTGGGGAAGAATCGCGAGAGGATGCGGGAGGGACAGAGGGAGGGGAACGAGCGACCAGAGATCGTCGCGCTTGGCGGACCAGGGGTATCATGTGTCTTTTTTCCAATCGGTCGAAACTTTTCGCCCCTAATAGCTGGGTTTGATGGACTAGCGAACTACTTAACAACTAGTTGGTTTGGACCAGTTATTAGctcacatattagtccacctgtTTGGATCCTCTAAACTAGGggcgaagggaggggagggagagctGGGGCTAGAGGGTGGGAACGGGAGGCGATGTCGAAACGGGAGGGGATTTTTTATGCGGCGCATGTTTTTTTtcatctttgctgagtgtttctttttcgacactcggcaaaccctctctttgccgagttttttttttgacactcgacaaacccgcCTATTTGCCGGGGGTtttttattttaccgagtgtttttagcacagcactcggtaaagaatttatttaccgagtgcccgaggaaatgcactcggcaaatataaaAACGCTCGGCAAATTTGAGGTTTCCGGTAGTGTCATGAACTAAACTTTAACCAACCAACACTACTGGAAACgggatctttaccgagtgcaaactgctttgccgagtgtcaaacatcgggcactcggcaaagaccttctttgccgagtgccgcacgcggcaaagagttctttgcgagtgtctttgccgagtgccgggcactcggcaaaaaaaggctctcggcaaatgacttgtttgccgagtgccaggctctcggcaaaagcacgacactcggcataggctgccccacgtaatggtgttcggccacgtcaAAGATgggtctttttttaaaaaaaatctttgccgagtatcccagatctggcactcagcaaagatttttttttttggaaaatactttgccgagtgcctctgacacggcgctcggcaaagaatttttttttcgaaatgtctttgccgagtgcccctgtgaaggcactcggcaaagaggaaatttttaaaaaaaaattaaaaccctctttgtcgagtgccttattcttggcactcggcaaagacccccttcgccgagtgccatgccctggcactaggcaaagtttttttttgtttttggactccaaatttttttgtgcagcccttttaaagtaccaggaactcctagttagaatttggggattttttgtggctttttgatatattagttactttatttcgtttacttgaattttttcgaaaaatataaatttgaactgcacgtggtacgaataatgaaatttaatgattcaaaaaatgatagtcatgttactgagtgtagtatgaggccgtatccaggaacggaccctgaaattttggacatcttgttcacgaaacatgaccgcgaacttgcatgcgaagtgtttttaaattctataaaaagcaaacgaagtccgaaaatcatgaaacttgttgagatatcgtgatatcgtatgtgaaggctatgataaaaatttgagaatgtttggtgcatgttgtcacgtacgatgcttacaaaccaggacatctccaggGCGGagtaggtgactaccaaagcctgtaaaaacttgtcaccgacatgcatcacaaggtgcgcatccaggccatcgtaacctactactggtcgaagcttggagagaggaaaaccaaggaAGACACAAGAGAGATGCaactgacccgggagcagtaccttgaggtaaatgaagaacatcaatattgattcgttttgagattaagttggttaaTTTGAtattcttatatgtccaatacttgatgacgtgtagatgattccctggtggtgccaagcgtatcccaagtgctgggcgatgatggtggagaggtggttcacagaggagtacctcaagatgcacagggatgcccggaaccgtcgtttgcagatgcaaggtccagcacaccatcaaggcaaccgcagcctcaccggatacaaacaagcatgggtacacgaattcatttatctattgtgacgctcagttctgcctaatttctaatcatcgtactgtctttctcgcagtcagcgtcacatagtggccaggcttgctcggacttctaggcatggtgtatggtccacaagggcaaggcgacgtccgacgtctccttcaacctgaaGGACCCgctcgaggcatacacgaacccgagcgtccactcccgcatcagtgagtataCTGAGGTGGCGAGATCAGTCCAtaggtcagaccacgatccgagcacccagatGTTCGATGGAAAGGCCGTCATGAGgttggggcaaggcaagaagcatgggcggttctggcttggcgacggcgttatcgacacggcctctactccctctctctcccagatctgagcacggagcacgagcgagagcccggccattcgcacatggCCGACCGCTAGCTGCACAGCAccaggtcgacgcactcgaggttatttctgttttactcgtcatacattgatctttacacaccttaattagctttgcattactgaaacattggagtgaaatattgcaggtccggctggaacaagaaatgaggcaacgtcaggagtggaggccgggcaccagaggatggcggcccagttggaggccgagcgggccgagcagcaggcccaggcgcagaggctgacagacattacggagttcctgcaagggcttgggcaacgtgtgggcttctctctaccagctgggctgttggttccacctctgcCTCCGCGTCCTACAACtctagctactcctgtgagtatgaaagttttttactttcgcttgtactttgcttgtatggcctctaccttcctagattagctatccaaataatcttgtctcatatgcaatcttttctcctttgtgcagtctccatctgacggtggttcgaataatccacctcatgcacctccgaatgatggagctaggccttcaccatagtcgcagtggccgagatgagtgcacgttgtatttttttcatttgttgttcacttggtgatggacttgtaatatacttgtgatgcacttgtggactttgatggacttgtggatttatttgaatggacttgagcacttattatatatatgtgatatattgtgatgtgatatgtgcggacggatgtgtggatggatgagatatatatgtgatggatgagatatatatgtgatgaatgagatatatatgtgatggaggagatatatgattgtatgaatttatttgtcatgatggaatgtaaaaaaaaaaaaattgccgttttgggtcactttgccgagtgttgcatcggcaaaggaccccgttgctgagtgccatggtcacagcactcggtaaagctggaaaatgggcgctcgaaaaaccatttttccagctttgccgagtgccatgaccatggcactcggcaaagaattttttttaaaaaaattcaaactttgccgagtgccggccagagggcatcggcaaagaatttttttaaaaaaaattcaaactttgccgagtgccggcaagagggcactcggcaaagaatttttaaaaaaaaattcaaactttgccaagtgccggccagagagcactcggcaaagcattttttttaaaaaaaattcaaactttgctgagCGCCGGccatggggcactcggcaaagaattttttttaaaaaaaataaaaaatctttgccgagtacctgcagggttggcactcggcaaagccaccgtcaacggggccggtgccgtgacggtcgcttttctttgccgagtgctcccgggactcggcaaagtctttgccgagtgtccgataaaagacactcggcaaagaggtctttgtcgattaattttttgccgtgtgttctttgccgagtgcaatttggcctttgccgagtaaAGAACCTAAATCCAGTAGTGCAAGTTGTTAGTCCGTggtatccaaacaggccctatgcTCTAAGACATATACAAGCCTGATAAGACATGTACAAGATTTCATAGAAGCTGTTGTAGTACCAGCCAGACATGTCTGCTCTGCTCTTTCCTGAAAATACGTCCGGGGTTTCCATTGTCTATAGCTATGGACAACTTTGTGTGGTTCTGCAAGCAGCTTGTTTCCGGCCGGTAAACTATTCGTGGCATATAGAAATCGAAGCCCAGGTCCAGCACGTGTGATGGTGTATACACGACGTGAGCACAGAGCATTGGCCCTGATTCCATATTCGGATGAGGAGGAAGGAATAATGTTGAGTATGCATGCATAATGTAAGAGAAAAGCAAGTAATACATGGCTAGGAGGAGCTGAGTTGAAACTTCAAAGATCGTCTCAGACCAGACGGAGGCATTGCATATCCACAAGTCATCCGGTGAAGCACGGGGTAATTACTCCATGCCACCATTTGGTGATTAATTAGACAAGAGATTGGAAGATTCCGAGAGGGATTTCAGCAGATACAATAATTGGAAAAGAGACAGAACGGACTGTTGCTACACATGGTTGCGGCAGTCGCAGCTGCATTGGCTGCAATTCAGTTCAATGGAACAGGGCCACGTACCGCTGTTTTTTTAAAATAAACATGGGAAGAGCTTTGCCATgctagatgatcacaaaaggAGAGTTCAAAaaaaaagcaaagataggagaACAATTTTATATCTGTAGTTAGAAATTAGGTTCTTTCTTGAGTTTTTAACGATTCCCTTTATGGATGGAAGCACCTATTCTTGTCACTTTTACTTACAATATAATGGTATGTGACAATAAAGATTGCAATACAATTAATTTACTACTGTTAGTGATAATAAGGTGTTTGCACAATGTTGGTGCCTCTGCTGTCAAACCAAacttcagcctgttcgggaggccgtatcgtatcgtggattatttactgctggctggtttggtgtgagagaaaacactgttaccggctgaaatttacgatcatttacgagcaagcgaacagactgcACGTAAGTACGCCCTTCCACGAATTTAATAAGAACTAACATAAGGAACCGGAAAGATCGTTCCAACGTACACACAGAGGGTTGCCATCCATGATGATACAAGTCACCGTCATCACCCCATGGCCATGGGGATCCATCAATGGCAACAAACAAACAATCCTCGTAGTTGTCGCTAACGCACCCAGCAGCCCCTACAAAAAGACGACTATCCATGGAGTAAAACCTTGATCCCTGTAGTCACTAGCTAGTCAGCAAATTGAACCTGCAGTGATCAATGAGTTGATGATCCACCATGCTCACATACAACAACAATTATATGGCTGGACCTCTCTTGTACAATGAGATACTCTCAGCCGccctataaatataaagggtGAGCCCTAGAGTGGTTTAGACCGGCAAGGACAGCACATAGCCGCCGCACGTCCTAAAGGGGGTCCCTCACGGGCATGAgggttttgggtttaaagagaccTCGTCGGCATGTCTTGCGTATGGCGCTCCCAATGAGGCTCCTCCGGCGACGTATCCTTATGTATCGCGCTCATCGCCGGGACACACGGTGACGTGTTTGTGTGCGAACATCTTCACCATCAAAGTTATCTctacccctataatacaccactTCAAATTATCCTACAGCCACCAAACAAATCCCACTCTACAGTCATGACCTAAACTACGTCCACCCCACAAAACGCACACGGAAAAAGATGACATTAAAAACGTATGCACCAAATTAACTCTCACTCATTCTCTCTCCTTACTCAACCACATCCGACGGCCGATATTCTTTGGATCTCCCACCCAGAGCGTTCCGCTCCCCTTCCCCACAATCCCCGTAAGGCGTCGCATGCGTCTCCGCTCCCCTTCCTCACAAGGCCGCAACCCCTCCCCGAAATCACCCACGAGCGGGGAAAAATTTTCCGTAGTAGCGACGACGACCCACTCgtagctgcggcggcggcgctccactCGCAGCGACGGCGACCGCAGGCAAGGAGTGCTCGAGCTGCGGCACCCCGACGCGAGATCGTGCCCCCGCCCCAGCGACGCCTCCAGCCTCCGAGGCTCCGCCGACGCGTGCGGACCCCGCGGCCATCACtcagaccgccgccgccgcggccacccAGGCCGGACGACGAGGCGAATAGCCCGCGCCCGTGCCGTCCAGGAGGTACGGCGTGCACTTCTCGGCGTCCAGCTTCATCAGGCGGCGCGCCACCACGCTGCTCCGAGTATCCGGCATGCTCCGTCCGATGCCCGCGCGACGGAACCCAACAGGCCACCGCCACAGGTACGTGCGCCGTCACTTCGGTCACCGTCAGTCGGCGGCACTCGTCGGCCACGGACACGCGCCCTCCCGCCGCGCTGCTCCGCCGCGGTGGGTGTTTGCTGCTTGCCGGACCTCGCACGCGAGGCACATCCGTCTCGGCCTCCCGTATCCAGACGGAATCGATTTGGTTCTCCCATGATGTATTGGACTCAGGTCTCCATGAATGTTAGATTTAGGTTTCATCACTGATTGTTCTTATGTCCCGATGTCCTGATATGTACGGTGAGTAGTATATAGGTGCGAATTTTGAAGTCCTATGCTCTGATTGCATTGCAGGCACGAGCTATCTCCCTACGCACCCTGCCACTTATGGCGGACTGCAGCAGTTGGCTGCTCTGACGGAGTGCGTGGGAAGGATCCGGCCTAGGCAGAGGCATGGGCAATGACACCATTCTGCGACTGGATGAGACAGCTACGGGACCTGCCATTGCAGCGAGTAATCCAGGAGAGCAGCATCCCCCTCAGGCTGTATCTTTTTTCCTTGTCGTTGCCTCACACCTTTGCTAATCTATCCTCCATGTCTTATGAATTGAATATTCTTCCCAGTGTGATTTCTAGGCTACTGATTTCTTTTAGTCAAAAGTAGGCTTTTTGCTTAATTCAGACCAAATAGTTAGTGTAAATAGAATCTGTGATACGATGAATTTGAGTGTCACGGCGAGGCGCCCTATAGCTCTGTCGCTACCTCCAGCACCCAGAAGAAGTAGGCGGCTGAGAGAATCAAGGCAACTGTATAAAATAGAAAGGTTTCTCTTGATGCCTGAATATGAATAGTTATATCATGTTACTTAATCTGATGGGAATTGACTGCAATTTTGCTTCAGCTTTTAATTCTTTTGCTAAGTTTAATGATCCCTTGCCCTTGATGGTCAGCGGTTTGTAGCTGGTAATTCTCTTGTCATAATGTCCAATGTCCATGCATTTTCCTGCTTGTTTTAGACACTGCTGAAATCTAAAACTAAACAGAACACTGGTAGCACCATGTATTATAGAGAAATGCTGATTCTTATTCCGATGCTCTTTTTATCTGCATGGTTCAAAGTCTCCTATTTTTATTACTACTAATGGTTAAATTTATGTCAAAAGGTTCCTAGCAGATATTATCGAGTTACTGTATCGAGTCAACTTTCATT harbors:
- the LOC136533726 gene encoding putative RING-H2 finger protein ATL69; translation: MDSNTTAGGGIPLLWLDPATAWALQHLVMLALVVCVVVVVVLLMAFVINYFRGPKEGLEEPAGCFPGGNDGGGRAPQQQPPAVAAEVAIEVAREDDAVPVVIICKTDGGGGRQEPTCGVCLAELAGGGALRALSPCRHCFHSACVREWVRLHATCPLCQAPVAAGAGATV